AGTCTCAGTAACCCAACTACTGGTGGACTCTTCCGTATGTTCAACCATTTTTAATCCTCCATAATTTTTCCAAATTCAATTACACCAAAAGTATATTTTATTTATACTTATAAGTGAAATTAATATCAGTTATTAATAATAGGAATTACTTATAAGGAAAATACGATGGATATTAAACGATTAGTAACATTTATAAATTTAGTTGAAACACAGAATTTTACGCAAACCGCTAAAATAATGCACGTAACGCAGCCAACGGTTACTAACGATATCAATGCAATTGAGAACGAGCTAGGGGTAAAATTGTTTAATCGTAATAAGCGGTCTGTACATGTTACGCCAAACGGCTGGGCGTTTTGCCAGAAAATCAGACCACTTATTAATAGTTATTATTCCGCGGTGCAAGATATTCAGAAAAAGAATGCGGAGGATAGCTCACAGATAACTCTTGGCTATTCGTATTCTCTTTTTAATGACTTGTATTTACCGATTTGGATTAAACAATTTAAAAAAATTCACCCGGAAGTAAAATTTGTTTTAGAAAATCTTACTCATAATGAGTTAAAGCAGCGTCTATTGGCAGGTGAATTAGACGTAATGATCACAACCAGTAAAGAAAGTGCGGATTTAAATAGTATTAAAAGCTATCAGATTGAGTCAGAGACTTTTCAAGCAATTGTACCTAAAGCTAATCCTCTTAGTAAGCGGTCCTCATTAAAATTAGACGACTTTCAGGGCGAAAGAATGCTATTTTTAGATGGTAATTGGGCGGCCGTTGATTTAATTAGCTTGCAAAATCGCCTGATTCAGCTAAATGATCAACTAAACGTTACTTATGCGAGCGATTTGCCATCTCTTAATATCCTTATTAAAAGTGGTCAGGGAATTGCAGTAGGACTGTATTGTATCTACGCAGAGCTTGATGCCAGCTTGACATATGTGCCGCTAGAATGGGAGCCAACAGTTGATTTAATAATGATTATGCAAAAAAATAATGACCAAAGACTACCACATCAATTTATCAGGTTCATTCAAGACTTTGAGAAGCAGCGCATGCAAAAAAAGACACTTTAAAGTGCCTTTTTTTGTTGGTTTCACGTGAAACTTTGTAGCTATGATTTACTTAACTAAACTATAACTAGCTAGAAGATGCTTGCCGGTCATTGACTGTTCAAGATAATAGATTGTCTATTCAACTGTGTTTATTAAGTAGAAGAAAAAAAGATAATGAAAATATTGAGCTTGCGATAGTCACAAATAACTAATTGACACTTGTCTAGACAAGCTATATAATTTCTAAGAAAGCGATATCATTATCGTAATAGGCAAGATAAGCAAAAGAGGTTGAAAGATGAATAAGAAGATTAAATTGCTGGCACCAACTGCTGGCGAGGTTATTAATCTCAGCGATGTTAGTGATCCAGTTTTTGCACAAAAGACACTGGGTGAAGGCTTCGCGCTAAAGCCTAGTTCGGGAGAAATTGTTTCTCCGGTGAGTGGTCAGGTAGTGATGGTTGCTGAGACTAAGCATGCAATAAGCTTCAAAACAGCTGAAGGTATGGAGATACTAATCCATCTAGGCATTGATACAGTTGAACTTGACGGTAAGCCATTTACGATTAGCGTCAAAGCAAATGACCAAGTTAAGGCTGGTCAGAGCTTAGGGAAAATGGACTTAGATGCAATTAGTGCAGCTGGTAAAGAAAACACGGTAATTGTTGCGGTAACCAATACGGCAACAGTTTTAGCTGATATCGAGCTTAAAAAGGGGCAAGTTGCTGCAGGCGATTGTGCCGCAGTAGTTACCCTGAAAGAAGCAAAACAAGCGACGAAAAATTCTAAGGAA
This genomic window from Lactobacillus panisapium contains:
- a CDS encoding LysR family transcriptional regulator, with translation MDIKRLVTFINLVETQNFTQTAKIMHVTQPTVTNDINAIENELGVKLFNRNKRSVHVTPNGWAFCQKIRPLINSYYSAVQDIQKKNAEDSSQITLGYSYSLFNDLYLPIWIKQFKKIHPEVKFVLENLTHNELKQRLLAGELDVMITTSKESADLNSIKSYQIESETFQAIVPKANPLSKRSSLKLDDFQGERMLFLDGNWAAVDLISLQNRLIQLNDQLNVTYASDLPSLNILIKSGQGIAVGLYCIYAELDASLTYVPLEWEPTVDLIMIMQKNNDQRLPHQFIRFIQDFEKQRMQKKTL